The Panulirus ornatus isolate Po-2019 chromosome 32, ASM3632096v1, whole genome shotgun sequence genome includes a window with the following:
- the LOC139759159 gene encoding uncharacterized monothiol glutaredoxin ycf64-like produces the protein MFSAARLLVRASYPRTTSFLRYCSAQVGSKEYFDQLVGNSKVVVFMKGTPDMPRCGFSNAVVQILRMHGVEYNAHNVLADESVRQGIKEYSEWPTIPQVFIDGEFIGGCDILLQMHQSGELIEELQKVGITSALLEAENEGDK, from the exons ATGTTTTCTGCAGCCCGACTTCTCGTAAGAGCATCTTATCCACGTACAACGAGTTTTTTGAGATACTGTAGCGCGCAAGTGGGCAGTAAAGAATACTTTGACCAGCTTGTTGGGAACAGTAAAGTCGTTGTATTTATGAAG GGGACTCCAGACATGCCAAGATGTGGCTTTAGCAATGCCGTAGTTCAAATTTTACGAATGCATGGTGTGGAATATAATGCTCACAATGTGTTGGCTGATGAAAGTGTCCGACAAG GAATCAAGGAATACTCAGAATGGCCAACAATACCGCAGGTATTTATAGATGGAGAGTTCATTGGTGGGTGTGACATTCTCCTACAAATGCATCAAAGTGGAGAATTGATCGAGGAACTACAAAAGGTTGGCATTACATCTGCTTTACTTGAAGCAGAGAATGAAGGcgataaatga